In Uranotaenia lowii strain MFRU-FL chromosome 2, ASM2978415v1, whole genome shotgun sequence, one genomic interval encodes:
- the LOC129745164 gene encoding mediator of RNA polymerase II transcription subunit 12 isoform X2, translating into MWDKMNMRPLKRPRLGPPDVYPQEAKQREDELTSTHVKHGFATEHKLSEEFGTARNCNVTASKVGAYFNAILARKEELMTLADSGRKKQQINPKDNFWPVTARNKATLDNWFKDLAGTKPLSSLAKKAPSFNKKEEIFVMLCENQVTMQRAAWFIKLSSAYTVAVSEAKIKKRQMPDPATEWTGTLIKFLKDLIPKLHEHYHQGPIPEKPINPTGGHTPNSNLGSNVSTIPPPLSSPAGSLHSPASSGLGSNVSQNPNQLTTVLSPQEEQRNALKQWNYCTQLCKYMYEEGLLDKGEYLNWILDLLDKMKSSPSSDDGILKLYLPLAMQYLSDFVQSERYSRRLAYAVCKKLAYLLNLMAENHSINLANIQTKLESSEEHKDNNLTEKMLDDGIPKVDSEANSNPFDTIFNEYIGCPHHRDLLLQLSSIIHVITLECSTALVWCGIGETRSSSVLSGSPLDHLQIAPSSLPMPSRCEKSNQEMRKKLFAAEENIRLRSRLAESRWCIDKWQTAAGNASLKTLAVLDALDGHCFDRMDTNNSLDVLYLKIFPQLQLPKEASSSTSTGDGTQPTNRQMEYDADQDASIVKILCEWAVSWQRWGEHRAMAVAWLLDKRQNDVFNIYEQETGNNVNSSDDKDSVISGNPPGGGLPIFQNILMNFLDNDAPVQDENATLQNKSQFTNLVHLFGELIRHDVFSHDAYMCTLISRGDLLTGTGMSQADSQASCNTGLGTGPISNKPSSTSPNMNQGLEDESMQNDFKAKLEDLDDSNVDDDLDKLLQHIKEDQQNSMDAPDSPKDPEQTPAQASTSTNKSESSSRHFLYTEHFPLCQDDPISLHDCNQRYILLYGVGKERDEKKHAVKKMSKEICKLFAKKFSIDVAEGGKVKKHSRNEFNFESTSNKFQSMSYFDQHVVTWQCALQVQEMLNSFSLGNSNYLPVQEHVAFLFDLMESAFNIYGLIDTCIQILKELPEVELQLMSKNSVLVKSYTTSLSLYVVGVLRRYHCCLLLSPEQTTAIFEGLCRIVKHVTNPSDCSSAERCILAYLYDLYSVCASLKARPQQEPFHNAYPKIKQALYTPLQPIPSAHTYNAQFMSDIIASPRRGGKIEPSWARQLNDSASNRYSFVCNAIIAITRDIDNDTLNDIAAMCAELTACCNALTTEWLGVLIALCGSSKDAGYYVDVITQVDVKNINIHNALSVFTSILVARHCFSLENFVAHVALPALVQACKGRSETTPEIEAGARLSCHLLLRLFRTIECPQPGLYSVSTSPNPISTVGQIHNIKLSCDRHLLAAAHKNIGVAPVLAVLKGILVVGDATAQKSPSSIFGSGRRSGLSTPVHPGSTPKHAGDLSHILGTSDLSILGNTDDSMLDLTQNNVTQDSTTSLSDFAQNVLRQICSQEWVLERCLQNADELCQQGMLIDNMLTAKQAQRLLHMICYPEHENNLIAEMDQKAIIVRILESLEQWSLRISWLDLQLMFKQTNCSSPELSNWLDMVARAAIDVFQVSDCNINNLLRGSNSKLDKMKPSIWLVAPLVSKLPSAVQGRILKVAGQVLESTNMFNKSKDSSSSSNCGMGSHDGNSNSSVSSNGSVMASKQSTQLNHQPFLGLVLTCLKGQDEQKEGLLQSLYSQLSQFIQNRDLETVGGIDDSLGFEKMLDALQLRYSLVGGLFDSIQKNSTVTSDWAILFAQLISQGVIDLSNNSELFTTTLDMLATLIHSTLVSDSQSERDETKKQYTNLMKKLRKELGDRNNASIKYVRQLLPLAKQTCEVIACEPAGSSTDAKGNKINIDSIEKKHGLRLADKQRVSVWDLLEGHKNPAPLSWAWFGAVKIERKPLAYEETHRLLKYHTHSLVKPSSYYYEPLTLPPEDLEPLPDKNKDDMKADTPTSDQSPAPPGKKGKTQNRKRKPKGGSTPQNVPPNQQQVGMSGHQQMSLAAGQQQSNTTNQQQQQQQQQQQQQPQQQVAMTPQQTMQQLQNANLGQLTMGNQMMGQMNPPHLQQQYQQSNSNQMIAQQLAQQQQNMGQGMQSGNMGGLMAGHQQQPQGPNQMGFVGAGPTGVSSMANQMGGQSAAGVGTGNQQWGGYNPMNQQGQPQNQMFYNPSMNQGTMNRFDRPQLSANPKQVLSNMLRSRMPMNATNQNAGGFIPQQQQQQQQQQQQQQRNQQQQFIRGPMRPGMPSQMISSGMGAASGGAMMQSGGSMIQTNLLNQSNSGMVNQGINTNIPNTSMGGNSTGNATGMNNPNMIGMQNMQQGGNMNAGMVNQGMNMANATMAGNNMMNQTGGNGNAGNMGNSGMMGMQNMQSGMFQGQSGPYQTMNQNYPNYGNQNMGQQGTQGMMGNFNQMVQQQRNTQAEYLAQQRALAARGGQYGQHAPNVTMNNMGNQGTVPPYPRQGGKPGTTTAVQNQQFQQQQRLRQQIMMQQQQGMNQQSGAQGMVQNQPGMNQQQTPNLVAQLQRQMPNQGNMMGQQYSHQPPPY; encoded by the exons ATGTGGGATAAGATGAATATGCGACCACTCAAAAGGCCGCGTTTGGGTCCCCCGGATGTGTACCCACAAGAGGCAAAACAACGTGAGGACGAATTAACTTCTACTCACGTGAAACATGGATTCGCCACTGAACATAAATTGTCGGAGGAATTCGGCACCGCTCGGAATTGTAACGTTACAGCTAGTAAAGTAGGAGCATATTTCAATGCAATTTTAGCCCGGAAGGAAGAACTCATGACATTAGCAGACTCCGGGCGTAAAAAGCAACAGATAAATCCGAAAGATAACTTCTGGCCTGTGACTGCTAGAAATAAGGCTACCCTTGATAATTGGTTCAAAGATCTAGCAGGTACTAAACCACTGAGTAGCTTGGCCAAGAAAGCTccaagttttaacaaaaaagaagaaatttttgtgatgttgtgCGAGAACCAGGTCACTATGCAAAGGGCAGCGTGGTTCATCAAATTAAGCTCTGCTTATACAGTGGCTGTTTCggaagcaaaaatcaaaaagcGACAAATGCCTGATCCTGCTACTGAGTGGACTGGTACATTAATAAAATTCCTGAAAGATCTTATACCTAAATTACATGAACATTATCACCAAGGACCGATTCCAGAGAAACCAATAAATCCTACAGGTGGTCACACGCCTAATTCGAATCTAGGTTCAAATGTTTCTACTATTCCTCCTCCATTGTCTAGTCCTGCAGGAAGCCTCCACAGTCCAGCCAGTTCCGGACTTGGGTCCAATGTTTCGCAAAATCCTAACCAATTAACCACTGTTCTATCACCGCAAGAGGAACAAAGAAATGCTCTTAAACAGTGGAACTATTGTACTCAGCTTTGTAAGTACATGTATGAAGAAGGATTGCTGGACAAAGGCGAGTACCTCAATTGGATTTTGGACTTGTTGGATAAAATGAAATCTTCGCCCTCATCTGATGATGGTATATTAAAACTGTATCTTCCGTTGGCTATGCAATACCTATCAGATTTCGTTCAATCGGAAAGATATTCTCGAAGATTGGCTTACGCAGTGTGTAAAAAGCTGGCATACCTTCTCAATTTAATGGCTGAAAATCATAGTATCAATCTTGCAAACATTCAAACCAAACTGGAATCTTCAGAAGAGCATAAAGATAACAATTTGACGGAAAAAATGTTGGATGATGGAATACCGAAGGTAGATTCAGAAGCCAATTCTAATCCGTTCGATACTATTTTCAACGAATACATAGGCTGTCCTCACCATCGTGATTTATTGCTACAATTATCTTCAATCATTCATGTTATTACTTTGGAATGCTCTACCGCCCTCGTTTGGTGTGGTATCGGAGAAACGAGATCGTCATCAGTTCTTTCCGGAAGTCCTTTGGATCATCTACAAATTGCCCCCTCTTCTTTACCGATGCCTTCTCGGTGTGAAAAATCCAATCAAGAAATGCGTAAGAAACTTTTCGCAGCGGAAGAAAACATACGTTTGCGGTCGCGTTTAGCTGAATCGCGTTGGTGTATTGATAAATGGCAAACTGCTGCCGGAAATGCAAGTTTGAAAACATTGGCGGTTTTGGATGCTCTTGATGGACATTGCTTCGATCGAATGGATACTAACAATTCGTTAGATGTTTTgtatctaaaaatatttccccAGCTCCAACTTCCAAAAGAAGCTTCGTCTTCTACCAGTACAGGGGACGGAACACAACCTACAAATCGTCAGATGGAATAC GACGCCGATCAAGATGCATCGattgtcaaaattctgtgtGAGTGGGCCGTTTCGTGGCAGCGCTGGGGAGAACATCGAGCTATGGCAGTCGCATGGCTTTTAGACAAACGTCAAAACGATGTGTTTAACATCTATGAACAAGAAACTGGAAACAACGTAAACTCTTCCGATGACAAAGATTCGGTAATCTCCGGGAATCCACCAGGAGGAGGACTGCCTATTTTCCAGAACATTCTAATGAACTTTTTGGATAATGATGCCCCGGTTCAAGACGAAAACGCAACGTTGCAAAATAAAAGTCAATTTACCAATTTAGTTCACTTATTTGGTGAGCTTATACGCCATGATGTATTTTCGCACGATGCATATATGTGTACTTTGATATCAAGGGGAGATTTATTGACAGGAACAGGAATGTCGCAAGCTGATTCTCAGGCAAGTTGTAATACAGGTTTGGGGACAGGACCAATATCAAACAAACCGTCTTCTACATCACCAAATATGAATCAGGGCTTAGAAGACGAATCGATGCAAAATGATTTTAAGGCGAAACTTGAAGATTTGGACGACTCCAATGTGGATGATGATTTGGATAAGTTACTACAGCATATTAAAGAAGATCAGCAAAATTCTATGGATGCTCCGGACAGCCCCAAGGACCCAGAGCAAACACCTGCTCAAGCTAGCACCAGTacaaataaatcagaatcatcCAGCAGACATTTTCTGTACACGGAACATTTTCCCTTATGCCAAGATGATCCAATTTCGCTTCACGACTGCAATCAGCGTTACATACTCTTGTATGGTGTTGGAAAAGAACGcgacgaaaaaaaacatgcagTAAAGAAAATGTCAAAAGAAATATGCAAACTATTTGCAAAAAAGTTCAGCATAGATGTGGCCGAAGGTGGTAAAGTAAAAAAGCACTCAAGAAACGAATTTAATTTCGAATCCACGTCGAATAAGTTCCAATCTATGTCATATTTCGACCAACATGTCGTAACCTGGCAATGTGCCTTACAGGTACAAGAGATGCTGAACAGTTTTTCGCTAGGAAACAGCAATTATTTGCCCGTCCAAGAACATGTGGCGTTTCTTTTTGACTTGATGGAATCGGCTTTCAACATTTATGGACTTATTGACACctgcattcaaattttgaaggagCTTCCAGAGGTGGAACTACAATTGATGAGTAAAAATTCAGTATTGGTGAAAAGTTACACCACGTCGTTGAGTTTATACGTAGTGGGTGTGTTGCGTCGCTATCATTGCTGTTTACTACTCTCGCCAGAGCAAACGACTGCAATCTTTGAAGGCTTATGTCGAATTGTAAAACATGTAACAAATCCTAGCGATTGTAGTTCGGCAGAGCGTTGCATTCTTGCGTATCTATATGATCTATATTCCGTTTGTGCTTCGCTGAAGGCAAGACCCCAGCAGGAGCCTTTTCACAATGCTTATCCGAAGATCAAACAGGCATTATACACACCATTGCAGCCGATTCCATCGGCACATACGTATAATGCGCAATTCATGAGTGATATTATAGCCTCTCCTAGGCGAGGTGGCAAGATTGAACCATCGTGGGCACGGCAGCTCAACGATTCTGCGTCCAATAGATATAGTTTTGTTTGTAATGCAATTATAGCTATAACGCGCGATATTGATAACGATACTTTGAACGACATTGCTGCCATGTGTGCCGAACTAACCGCGTGTTGTAATGCCCTTACTACCGAATGGCTGGGAGTACTGATTGCCCTTTGTGGCTCTAGTAAAGATGCCGGCTATTATGTAGATGTAATAACGCAAGttgatgttaaaaatattaacataCATAATGCTTTGTCCGTCTTTACAAGCATTCTGGTGGCTCGGCACTGTTTTTCGCTGGAAAATTTCGTTGCTCATGTCGCCCTTCCAGCACTAGTACAAGCATGTAAGGGACGAAGTGAAACCACACCGGAAATTGAAGCGGGAGCGCGACTGTCATGTCATCTTTTGCTCCGCCTGTTTCGGACAATCGAGTGTCCGCAGCCAGGATTGTACTCCGTTAGCACATCTCCCAATCCTATTTCCACAGTTGGACAAATTCACAACATAAAACTAAGTTGCGATAGGCATCTGCTTGCAGCGGCACATAAGAATATAGGAGTGGCTCCAGTATTAGCGGTTCTCAAAGGCATTCTTGTTGTCGGAGACGCCACAGCTCAGAAGTCACCGTCATCTATTTTCGGTAGTGGAAGAAGAAGTGGATTAAGTACACCCGTGCATCCTGGAAGCACTCCAAAACACGCAGGAGACTTGAGTCACATCCTTGGCACTAGTGATTTGTCCATACTAGGGAATACTGACGATTCCATGCTTGATCTGAC GCAAAATAATGTGACTCAGGACAGTACAACAAGTTTGTCGGATTTTGCTCAAAATGTGCTTCGTCAGATTTGTTCGCAAGAATGGGTTCTAGAGAGGTGTCTGCAAAACGCCGACGAGCTATGTCAACAGGGTATGCTCATTGATAATATGCTAACAGCAAAACAAGCACAGCGGTTGCTTCATATGATCTGCTATCCGGAACATGAAAATAATCTAATAGCTGAGATGGATCAAAAAGCTATCATTGTCAGAATTTTGGAAAGCTTGGAACAGTGGTCTTTAAGAATTTCTTGGCTAGATTTACAATTGAtgttcaaacaaacaaactgtAGTTCACCAGAGTTATCCAACTGGTTGGACATGGTGGCCAGGGCAGCCATCGATGTTTTCCAGGTGTCAGATTGTAATATTAACAATTTGTTAAGAGGAAGTAATTCTAAGCTTGATAAAATGAAACCATCTATATGGTTAGTTGCACCCCTGGTGTCTAAACTACCCAGTGCTGTACAAGGAAGAATTCTCAAAGTAGCCGGCCAGGTTCTGGAAAGTACCAATATGTTTAACAAATCCAAGGATAGCAGCAGTAGTAGCAATTGTGGTATGGGAAGCCATGACGGAAACAGTAATAGCAGTGTCAGTTCCAATGGAAGTGTTATGGCCAGCAAACAAAGCACGCAGTTGAACCACCAACCCTTTTTAGGGTTAGTATTGACATGCCTTAAAGGACAAGACGAACAGAAAGAAGGATTGCTACAGAGTCTTTATTCCCAACTGTCACAGTTTATTCAAAACCGTGAT cTGGAAACGGTAGGTGGAATTGATGATTCCCTCGGATTCGAAAAAATGTTGGATGCCTTGCAGCTACGATATTCATTGGTTGGTGGATTGTTCGATTCTATTCAGAAAAATTCAACAGTAACAAGTGATTGGGCTATACTTTTCGCTCAACTGATCAGTCAGGGTGTTATTGATTTGAGTAACAATTC agAACTGTTCACCACAACACTGGATATGTTGGCCACTTTGATTCATTCCACGCTCGTATCGGACAGCCAATCGGAACGTGATGAAACCAAGAAGCAATATacgaatttaatgaaaaagctTCGTAAGGAGTTGGGTGACAGAAATAACGCATCCATAAAATATGTTCGACAACTACTTCCATTGGCAAAACAGACTTGTGAGGTAATCGCTTGTGAACCAGCAGGAAGTTCAACAGATGCCAAGGGTAATAAAATCAACATCGATAGTATTGAGAAAAAACAT gGCCTGCGATTGGCAGATAAACAACGTGTTAGCGTTTGGGACCTGTTGGAAGGACATAAAAATCCAGCACCCTTGTCCTGGGCATGGTTTGGTGCGGTCAAAATAGAAAGAAAGCCGCTGGCGTACGAAGAGACGCATCGTTTGTTGAAGTATCATACGCATAGCTTGGTAAAACCAAGCAGCTACTACTATGAACCACTCACTTTACCTCCAGAAGATTTAGAACCATTGCCTGACAAAAACAAAGATGATATGAAGGCTGATACGCCTACATCGGACCAATCTCCGGCTCCCCCAGGTAAGAAGGGCAAAACtcaaaatcgtaaaagaaaGCCTAAAGGAGGTAGTACGCCACAAAACGTTCCACCTAATCAGCAACAAGTTGGTATGAGTGGCCATCAACAGATGTCTCTAGCAGCTGGTCAACAGCAGTCGAATACAACAaatcagcaacaacagcagcaacaacaacaacaacagcaacaaccacAGCAGCAGGTTGCTATGACCCCACAACAAACGATGCAACAATTACAGAACGCTAATCTTGGCCAACTAACAATGGGTAATCAGATGATGGGCCAGATGAATCCTCCACATTTGCAGCAGCAATATCAACAGTCTAATTCAAATCAAATGATTGCACAACAGCTCGCTCAGCAGCAGCAGAATATGGGTCAAGGTATGCAAAGTGGAAACATGGGCGGCTTGATGGCAGGTCATCAGCAGCAACCTCAAGGGCCAAATCAAATGGGATTCGTTGGTGCTGGACCTACTGGCGTTTCATCTATGGCAAATCAGATGGGTGGTCAAAGTGCAGCAGGTGTCGGGACAGGTAATCAACAATGGGGTGGTTACAATCCCATGAATCAACAAGGACAACcacaaaatcaaatgttttacAATCCAAGTATGAATCAAGGAACTATGAACCGATTCGATCGTCCTCAGTTAAGTGCAAATCCCAAACAAGTTCTCTCAAACATGTTGCGTTCACGTATGCCCATGAATGCTACAAATCAGAATGCCGGTGGTTTCATtccacaacaacagcaacaacaacaacaacaacagcagcagcagcagcgaaaTCAACAGCAACAGTTTATTCGTGGTCCCATGAGACCAGGCATGCCAAGCCAAATGATAAGTTCCGGTATGGGTGCCGCTTCCGGAGGAGCTATGATGCAATCTGGAGGAAGTATGATTCAAACAAATCTACTCAATCAATCCAATTCTGGCATGGTTAATCAGGGTATCAATACAAATATTCCCAATACTAGTATGGGTGGTAATTCCACTGGCAATGCAACCGGAATGAACAATCCCAACATGATTGGTATGCAGAACATGCAACAGGGTGGTAACATGAACGCCGGCATGGTTAATCAAGGTATGAATATGGCTAATGCTACCATGGCTGGCAACAATATGATGAATCAAACCGGAGGGAACGGAAATGCTGGAAATATGGGTAATTCTGGTATGATGGGTATGCAAAATATGCAGTCTGGGATGTTTCAAGGTCAATCAGGACCTTATCAGACTATGAACCAGAACTATCCGAACTATGGCAATCAGAATATGGGACAACAAGGAACGCAAGGTATGATGggaaatttcaatcaaatggTACAGCAACAGCGAAATACACAGGCTGAATATCTAGCTCAACAAAGAGCACTAGCCGCTCGTGGGGGCCAGTACGGTCAGCATGCCCCGAATGTTACAATGAATAACATGGGTAATCAAGGAACTGTTCCTCCTTATCCTAGGCAAGGTGGTAAACCTGGAACAACTACAGCTGTCCAGAACCAGCAATTCCAACAGCAACAACGCTTACGCCAGCAAATAATGATGCAACAACAGCAAG gtATGAATCAGCAATCCGGTGCTCAAGGAATGGTTCAAAATCAGCCTGGAATGAACCAACAACAAACTCCCAACTTAGTTGCCCAACTGCAAAGACAGATGCCCAACCAGGGAAACATGATGGGGCAGCAATATTCTCATCAACCGCCACCGTATTAA